In Gopherus evgoodei ecotype Sinaloan lineage chromosome 21, rGopEvg1_v1.p, whole genome shotgun sequence, a single window of DNA contains:
- the LOC115638030 gene encoding olfactory receptor 8S1-like, translating into MESQNNVTEFILLGLSNDPWLKLFLFLVFLVIYLFTLVGNMVIMLAIRTDPQLNSPMYFFLFCLSFLDVFYSSVTIPKMLDNLLSKRKTISVYGCFAQIFLIILSGCTEGFMLSVMAYDRHAAICNPLHYVNIMNKRVCHQLVASAWTVSFFFALVNTLFLLNVNFCGPNEVSHFICELPSLLALSCTTTFTNEMVLLTSVVIFGLSSFIPILVSYIHIISTILRIRSAEGRSKAFSTCSSHLTVVCLLYLTALLQYMKPNAAPSVILNKLFSIHYSILTPMLNPIIYSLKNKEVKMALWKIYSNHVSDVH; encoded by the coding sequence ATGGAAAGTCAAAACAATGTGACTGAGTTTATTCTTTTGGGACTTTCCAATGACCCATGGCTTAAGCTTTTCCTCTTCCTGgtatttttagttatttatttatttaccctGGTGGGGAATATGGTGATCATGCTGGCAATAAGGACTGATCCTCAGCTTAATTcacccatgtatttcttcctcttctgcctaTCCTTCCTTGATGTCTTCTACTcctctgtcaccatccccaagaTGCTGGACAACTTACTATCAAAGAGGAAAACTATTTCTGTCTATGGCTGCTTTGCACAGATTTTCCTTATTATATTGTCAGGGTGTACTGAAGGTTTCATGCTTTCAGTGATGGCTTATGACCGACACGCTGCCATATGTAACCCACTGCACTATGTGAACATTATGAACAAGCGAGTCTGCCATCAGCTGGTGGCTAGTGCATGGACAGTGAGTTTTTTCTTTGCACTTGTCAACACTCTTTTTCTATTAAATGTAAATTTTTGCGGACCCAATGAAGTCAGTCATTTCATCTGTGAGCTCCCTTCACTGCTAGCTCTGTCCTGCACCACGACTTTCACTAATGAAATGGTACTTCTTACATCTGTTGTGATATTTGGATTGAGCTCCTTCATCCCCATTTTGGTGTCTTATAttcacatcatctccaccatcctgaggataCGCTCCGCAGAAGGCAGgagtaaagccttctccacctgcagttCTCACCTCACCGTGGTGTGTTTATTGTACCTGACAGCTCTCTTACAATATATGAAACCCAACGCAGCACCCTCTGTGATTCTAAATAAACTCTTCTCCATCCACTACAGCATCTTAACTCCTATGTTAAACCCCATTATTTATAGCCTTAAAAATAAAGAAGTGAAAATGGCTCTGTGGAAAATATACTCAAATCATGTTAGTGATGTTCATTAG